The Blochmannia endosymbiont of Camponotus sp. genome includes a window with the following:
- the nuoL gene encoding NADH-quinone oxidoreductase subunit L has protein sequence MNLLFLTILFPFLGFTILAISQGRWSENISAIIGVGTVGLSLFVTICVMFNFYCDTGNDMNFVFVQNLWTWFAINALYITVTLRLDGLSLIMLSLITGVGFIIHLYAAWYMSGCEGYSRFFAYTNLFMANMILLVLSDNLLLMYFGWEGVGLCSYLLIGFYYVDFRNGMAALKAFVITRFGDICLICALFMIFDQYQTLSFSKLLALELKFPSSYHFLSDTTCISFMLLIGAIGKSAQLPLQNWLTSAMVGPTPVSALIHAATMVTSGVYLIIRMSNFFSMTPNILYLTGVIGSLTIVLFGCSALLQSNIKKILAYSTISQIGYMFLALGGRHWGAAMFHVVTHAFFKALLFLAAGSLIYACRHEQNIFKMGGLYKSIPFIYVCFLIGGASLSGIPIVTAGFYSKELIMLKTLVNHDYFFLFSGLIGIFLTPIYTFRMIFVVFHGSNKIKPRICNKITQNFPLVVLLLLSTFIGGWIKLPLSVDIVGTNTNTVCNYSQVYFEIASGFLVIFGIWFASIFWLDSLNSITRQIRRPHLSEIVKRYIILLCYYGWGFDWLYKLIFVKPYLVITKKLSCSDPVNTIINIFTSLLCWLKSGLALSANGKLNWYIVSMNIGAVIILIMILIYDHV, from the coding sequence TTCGTGCAGAATCTTTGGACGTGGTTTGCTATTAATGCTTTATATATTACTGTAACGCTTAGGTTAGATGGATTATCCTTGATAATGTTGTCATTAATAACTGGAGTTGGATTTATTATTCATTTATATGCTGCTTGGTATATGAGCGGATGTGAAGGTTATTCTCGCTTTTTTGCTTATACTAATTTATTTATGGCTAATATGATTCTTTTAGTATTATCAGATAATTTATTGTTGATGTATTTTGGATGGGAAGGTGTAGGTTTATGTAGTTATTTATTAATTGGGTTTTATTATGTTGATTTTAGAAATGGAATGGCAGCGCTAAAGGCATTTGTTATAACACGTTTTGGAGATATATGTTTGATATGCGCATTATTTATGATTTTTGATCAATATCAAACTTTAAGTTTTAGTAAATTATTAGCATTAGAACTCAAATTTCCTTCATCGTATCATTTTTTAAGTGATACTACATGCATATCTTTTATGTTGCTCATTGGAGCAATAGGAAAATCGGCTCAATTACCTTTACAAAATTGGCTAACAAGTGCTATGGTTGGTCCAACTCCGGTGTCGGCATTAATCCATGCAGCTACTATGGTGACTTCTGGTGTATATTTAATAATTCGTATGAGTAATTTTTTTTCGATGACTCCAAATATTTTATATTTGACCGGTGTTATTGGTTCGTTGACTATAGTGTTGTTCGGTTGTTCCGCGTTATTACAAAGTAATATTAAAAAAATCTTAGCATATTCTACTATTAGTCAAATAGGATACATGTTTTTAGCCCTAGGAGGACGCCATTGGGGAGCTGCTATGTTTCATGTAGTAACGCATGCTTTTTTTAAAGCATTGTTATTTTTAGCTGCAGGTTCATTAATTTATGCTTGTAGACATGAACAAAATATTTTTAAAATGGGAGGATTATATAAATCTATACCTTTCATTTATGTATGTTTTTTAATAGGTGGCGCATCTTTATCTGGAATTCCTATAGTTACTGCTGGATTTTATTCGAAAGAATTAATTATGTTAAAAACCTTGGTTAATCATGATTATTTTTTCTTGTTTTCGGGATTGATAGGGATATTTTTGACACCTATTTATACGTTTCGTATGATTTTTGTTGTGTTTCATGGTTCTAATAAAATAAAACCACGTATATGTAATAAAATTACTCAAAATTTTCCTTTAGTTGTGTTGTTGTTATTGTCTACGTTTATTGGTGGATGGATAAAGTTACCTTTATCAGTAGATATCGTGGGTACTAATACCAATACAGTATGTAATTATAGCCAAGTATATTTTGAAATAGCATCTGGGTTTTTAGTTATTTTTGGGATTTGGTTTGCTTCGATTTTTTGGCTGGATTCTTTAAATAGTATTACAAGACAGATTAGGAGGCCTCATTTATCTGAAATAGTAAAGCGATACATAATATTGTTATGTTACTATGGATGGGGGTTTGATTGGTTATATAAATTAATATTTGTAAAACCATATTTGGTTATAACAAAAAAATTATCTTGTTCTGATCCAGTTAATACAATCATAAATATTTTCACATCATTGTTATGTTGGCTTAAGAGTGGTTTGGCATTGAGTGCAAATGGGAAACTAAATTGGTATATAGTTTCGATGAATATAGGAGCAGTGATTATACTCATTATGATTTTAATTTATGATCATGTGTAA